The DNA sequence CGTTTTCTGTTTTCATTTAAGGCTGTTTTTATGTGACCAGCGGGACAAAAGGCTGATTGGTGATACACCAACAACATCCTTTTTGCACACGCTTTTCTAATGCTTTCATCCTTAAAGCTAGGGTTTATTGCTAAAATGTAAAAGTGTCAAGTTGAATCAAAACAAGTCAAAATCAATTAATTATAGCGGAGTTTTCTTTTTTGGACGTCATTTTTAGAGGATATTTACATCTAGGTGTGTTTTATTTGGTAGTTACTTATATGATTACAAAATCATATCTTAATAATATTAGGAACTTTATGTTTGTTTAAAAGATTAATAACTATTTTTGGAAAGAATGATTTTAATATTGAATTAATCATCTTCCCCAAAGTTTCAAACTAGCAGGAAGAAAAGCTAGAAATATAAATGCACCTTTCCGAATCTGATACCCGTGCCAAACACATTGACCCTAAACTAAAAGAAAGTGGATGGGAAGAGTTTGTAATTCGCGAGCATTATTTTACCGATGGAAGAAAACTTCTGGGAGGTAAACGGGGTCAACGACTTTTTGCCGATTACCTGCTTCGCTATAAAAACACCAACCTTGCCATCATTGAAGCCAAAAAACTGGGCAAACATCCAACGGATGGGCTGCAACAGGCTATCCGGTATGCCGACAAACTAAAGGTGAAATTTATTTTTGCTACCAACGGCGAGAAGATTTACCAGTTTGATATGAGAACAGGAACAGGTGATTATATCGACAGTTTTCCTACGCCTGAAGTACTTTTTCAGGAATCGGTTGATAACCTTACTTCACTGAAGAAGCAACTTCTTGGTGTTCCTTTTTATTTGGTGGGCGACAAACAGCCCCGGTATTATCAGGAAATAGCCGTGAACAAAGCCATTGAAGCCATTGCCGATGACAAAAAACGGGTTTTGCTGACCCTGGCCACCGGAACCGGAAAAACTTTTATTGCTTTTCAGATTGCACACAAATTACTGACGGTTAAATGGAATTTAGACCAAGCCGACCGTCGCCCCAAAATATTGTTTCTGGCCGACCGCAATATCCTGGCCGATCAGGCCATCAATACCTTTAACGATCCGTACGAAAAAGATTTGGTCAAAATTGATGGCTCTGAAGTCCGCGCCCGAAACGGAATTGTACCCACCAATGCTTTTATCTTCTTTGCCATTTATCAGGCCATTAGTGAAAAGGAGAATATCGATGGTTATTTCAGGCAGTACCCCAAAGACTTTTTCGACCTCATTATTATCGACGAGTGTCATCGAGGAAGTGCCAACGAAGTAGGTTCGTGGCGCGAAATTCTTGATTATTTTGGTTCTGCTGTTCATCTGGGATTAACAGCAACGCCCAAACGTGATGACAATGTGGACACCTATAATTACTTCAAAAAACCAGTTTACGAATATTCGCTGAAAGACGGCATCAACGATGGTTACCTGAGTCCTTACAAGGTTAAAAAGGTACGGACCAATATTGACAGTTACATTTATACCGATGCCGACAAGGTGTTGGAAGGTGCTGTAGAAGACCGACGGGTTTATCGAAAACGGGACTTTAATCGGGTGATTATTATCCCCAAACAAATTGAACTGGTTGCACAAGCTATACTCGACAACATCAACCCGATGGATAAATCCATTGTTTTTTGTGTCGATCAGCCCCATGCGCTGAATATGCGCGATGCCATCAATAAATTCAAAAAAGTAAGCGACCCAAATTATTGCGTACGCATTACCAGTGACGAAGGAAAACCTGGACGCGATTTATTGGAACTGTTTCAGAACAACGACCGCGATATTCCGGTAATTCTTACCTCGTCGCAAATGCTTACTACGGGCGTGGATGCCCGAAACGTGCGGAACATTATCATCGTTCGCGAAATTGAATCGATGGTAGAATTTAAGCAGATTGTTGGGCGTGGAACCCGCTTGTTCGAAGGCAAAGACTTCTTTACCATTATCGACTTTTCGGAAGAAGCTACCGACCATTTTTACGATCCTGATTGGGACGGTTTGCCTGAAGGTGAAACCGGCGAGGGTGGAACACGAACCGGAGGAAACACCGGAGGTGGCGGTGGCGGAAATACCGGCGGTGGAGAAGAACCGCCACCCAGACCGCCACGACCACCCAAAATTGTAATCGAACTTTCGAATGGCCGAAAACTGAAGGTGTTGGATATTGAAACCCGATACATCGACGAAAGCGGGAAACCATTGACAACATTGCAGTTTCTTGAAAAACTGATCGGCTTTATACCCGATTTATACCAAAGCGAAGACGATCTGCGTAAGCTGTGGTCGAAGCCCGAAACCAGAGAAGAATTGCTTATTAAGTTGGCCGAATCGGGAATTGACGAAGAACAGCTCGACATTCTGAAAAAGATTTTTGAAGCCGAAAACAGCGATATCTTCGATGTCCTTTTGCATATTTCGTACGAGTGTAGTTTGATTACCCGCAGCCAGCGAGCCAAACATGTAAAAGACGACAATGACTTTTTCGAGGTGTTTAGCAACCTGAAAGCCCGCGATTTTCTGCGCTTTATTCTTGAACGCTACGAAACGGATGGTATCAAAGAGCTGAAACGCGAACGGCTTTCGTCGCTCATCGAACTCAATAACCTGGGAACTACCAAAGAAGCTTCAACGGTTTTTGGTAGCGCTCAAAACCTGATTGATGCTTTTTATAAATTGCAGGAAAACCTGTATGCTGTTTAGTAGAGTGAAATTGAACCAACTGAATAAATATCTATCTTTACAATATTCAAAATAAATGAATATGAACAATATAAGAGAACATATCTATATAAAAAATCTAGGGCCGATAAACGAGATTGAAATAAATGATTTATTGCCAATTACTTTTTTTATTGGAGATTCTGGAAGTGGAAAGAGTACATTAATCAAAACCATCGCTTTGTTTCGTTGGTTAAATAAAATGATCAACATAAGGTCATACCTCAAAAATGTTGGCATATCTAAGTCTCCATTTAGATTTGTTTCAAATACACTATTAAAAAACAGTGGTATTTTGGATTACTGCAAGTCTGAAACAATCATTAAATATACTTATTCAATAAACGGGAATGATTATACTATTGAGTATAGCAACAAATCATTAAAAGGGACTAATATCATTATAGATAAAGAAGATATAAGTTATCAAAAAATAGCTTTTATGTCTGAAATGAGAGTAATAATACCTGATTGGGCTGATAGAGGTGCCAGATTTGCTGGAGGCTATTTGAATTTTCACTTCCATGAAAGTTATGGGGCTTTTGATGATGCAACGAATGCCATTTCAGATTTGAAACTTGACTTTATTGGAATGGAATTTAGTGTTAAAAAATCGGGCAACACAAAAAAGTTTTATCTCAAGCCTTCTATTGGAAAAGGTAATTATGAGGCTCTCGAATTTAAAAAATCTTCATCAGGAATGCAGTCGTCAATTCCTTTAGCAGTTGTTGCTAATTACTATTCCAAATACTTCGATTACAGTGCTGCGTTCAGAAATTCAGTGATTCAGTATTTGCTTCAAACTGACAAAATAACATCATTTAAAGAGGCAACAAATTTGTCGGACATGAATAAGCAAATTCACTTGCATATTGAAGAACCGGAATTGAGCCTTTATCCGGATGCTCAATGCAAATTGATTAATTTCATTGTAGAACAAAGCTTTATTTCAAATCTGAAAGACCGGGAGATTACGATGACAATAGCGACTCATAGTCCTTACATTATAAATCAGCTTAATGTTTTGCTTAGGGCACACCAAAGAGGAAAAACATTTGACAATGCTGCAATTGATCCAGCTAAATTAGCTGTTTACAGGCTTTATGAAGGAAAATTGCAAAATTTGGTCTCGGTTGATGAAACAACAAAAGAAACGGTCGTTAATACTTATGATTTATCGGAGACTATCAATGACATTTACAACAACTATGAAAATTTATAGCATTTATGTTAGTATTACTTACCGCTGATTTTTGCTCACACTATAACTTACCAGCTCGAATAAAAATTTCACCGAATGATATTCCACTTATTAGTTCAAATGAGAGTAGAATTGCAATTTATGACCATGTTGAAATAATTTGTTCCGATAAGGAGAAAGAGAATCTAATTATTGAAAACAATAATGCTTTTGAAATCACAATAATATCTTATGAGAGATTTCATGAACTCACTCAAATCACTCATGAAAAGGTCTGCGATTACATATTCTATGACGTCGACAATTCTGTATTTTCATGCTGTGAACTGACCAGTTGCCAGAGTGATTATCTTGAAACTCATTTAGTCAATGGTAAACCTGAACAAGGGAAAAGAGCTAAGGCGCATTCTCAACTTGAAACTACAACCAATAAGTTATTAGCCGTTCCTTCAATAACCGAATTTATCGGAAAATTCAGATCAAGAACCGCACTTTTTGCTTATAGATTAAGTGAAAATATAAATCAGAATAGTTCTATTGCAAAATCAATCAACGCATTTAATCGAAATCCAAGCTCGATTAATACTAGTTTAGGTAATGGATTTTATTTCGTTCAGCGAATGTACCCCAACACTTTTGCGGTTTAACTTCTTTTATAAATCAACAAGTTGATTAACTTTCAATAATTACCTTTTTATTAACAGATTAGATGGAACTTCAACAAAAAATAGATCGAATTACTGATATTCTGCGCCGCGACGATGGTATAAGTGGCGCTATGCACTATACCGAACAAATTTCATGGATTCTTTTTCTCAAATTTTTGAACGATTTTGAAGAGGAAAAGGAAGGCGAAGCTTTGCTCAACAATACCAAATACGAACGGATTATTATCAACGATTTTCGCTGGAATCATTGGGCCTGCCCAAAAACAGACGAAGGAAAGCCAGATGTGGAAACATCCAAGACCGGAGGCGATTTGACCCAGTTTGTAAACGGGCAATTGTTTCCTTATCTGAAAGGGTTTAAAAATAGCCTAAGCGATCTGAAGTCAGTGAAATACAAAATCGGGAACATCTTCGAGTTTCTGGATAACCGTATTGCCAGTGGTCATACCTTACGCGAAGTGCTCGATATTATCGACACGCTAAATTTCCAGTCGCAGGACGAACTGTTTGAGTTGTCGCATGTGTACGAAAACCTGTTGCAGGGAATGGGTAACGACGGCGGTAACTCGGGCGAATTTTACACCCCGAGAGCTGTCATTAAGGCCGTAGTTGAAGCGCTTGCACCACAACCCGGACAAACGGTTTACGACGGGGCAGCCGGTAGTTGTGGTTTCCTGATAGAAGCGTTTGATTACATCATTAACAAGTACCGGAATAAACTATCAACCGAACAATGGCAGTTTCTGCACGAGAATACCTTTTTTGGCAACGAGAAAACGCCACTGGCCTACACCATGGGTGTAATGAACATGATTTTGCATGGCATTGAAAGCCCCAATATTTTAAAGCAGAATACGCTTACAGCCAACATTCGCGATATTCAGGAGAAAGATCGTTATGATTTGATTGTGGCCAATCCACCTTTTGGAGGGAAAGAAAAACCACAAATCCAACAGAATTTTCCGATACAGAGTAACGCCACCGAATTGCTATTTTTGCAGCATTTTATGAAGAGCCTGAAAAAGGGAGGAAAGGCGGCTATTGTAGTACCAGAAGGTATTCTTTTCCAGACCGGTAACGCTTTTAAAAATGTAAAAGAGGAGTTGCTGGCCAATTTCAATGTGCACACCATTTTGAGCCTTCCGGCAGGCGTTTTTCTACCTTACAGCGGTGTAAAAACCAATGTGCTGTTTTTCGACCGAACTGGGGCAACTACCGAAATATGGTATTACGAATGCAATCCGGAACAAAAACTAACTAAAAACAAACCGATACAGTATGAACAGTTGCAGGAGTTTGTTGAACTGGCGACAAAAAGAGCATTGTCTGCAAATTCGTGGCTGGTAAAGGCAACGGAAATTGTAGACACCGATCTTTCGGCTAAAAACCCCAACACCAATAACGATATTGACCATTTGCCGCCGCGCGAAATCATGGTACTCATCAAAAGGAACGATAATGAAATTTCCCGCCTGATGGCCGAAGTAGAACAAATTTTGGAGGAAGGTCATAATGGATAAATTGCCAAAAGGGTGGGAAAACAAGAAACTTATTGATTGTATTGAGCTGATCAATGGGAGGGCATACAAACAAGAGGAGCTTTTAGATGCAGGAACTCCAGTCTTGCGAATTCAAAATTTGAATGGGGGAAGTAATTGGTATTATTCAAATTTAGAACTACCAAAAAAGAACTATTGCTATGCTGGTGAATTGCTATTCGCATGGTCTGCATCCTTTGGTCCGTATATTTGGAGTGGAGAAAAAGCTATCTTTCATTATCATATTTGGAAAGTAATTTCAAAGCAAAATATTAATGAAAAATTTGCATATTATTTCTTAGAACATTTCACTAAAGAAGTTAGGAACCATACAGTTGGAGTTGCAATGTTTCACATTACCAAAAGTAAAATGGAACAAATCCCCATTTATCTTCCGCCTCTTCCCGAGCAAATCCGTATTGTATCCAAGCTCGATACTCTGTTTGGCCGCATCGACAAAAGCATTGCCCTGCTCGAAGAAAACATCAAACATACAAATGGCTTGACAGCGAGTGTACTAGAGGAGATATTTGTAGATGGGAAAAACTGGGAAAGACAACCTTTAAATCAAGTCGCCAAAGTCGAAAGAGGTAAATCAAAACATCGCCCTCGAAATGATCAAAAGTTATTTGGAGATTCCTATCCATTTATTCAAACAGGAGATGTTCGGAGTGCCAATAAATACATTGATAAGTATGAAGTTTGTTATTCTGAGTTTGGATTGAAACAAAGCAGACTTTGGAACAAGGGAACAATTTGCCTGACCATTGCTGCAAATATTGGAGATGTTGCAATACTTGGATTTGATGCTTGTTTTCCAGACAGTGTCGTTGGAATAACCCCAAATTCAATGAATAATGAATTTCTATATTATTACCTAAAAACACTTCAATTACAATTGGATAAAAAGGCGAATTCGGCAGCACAAAAGAATATCAATCTTAAAATATTAAGCGAAATTGATGTGCCAGTCCCTTCAATTGAAATTCAAAATAGTATTGCAGACAGGTTTTCACGGTTGGAAGAAAAACAATTTCAAATTCTTTCAGTCCAGCAATCCAAACTCAATTATCTTAAAGCACTGAAATCAAGTTTGCTTGATCGGGCGTTTAAAGGAGAATTGTAGAAAAGTATCATAATTGATTAATTTACAAAATCTTAAATCATGCCATTTTTCGAATTCCTGTCAGATAATGTTTTACGGGGTAAATGTGAAACCAATCATTTCCATATTGTTGTAGCTGATGATATCAATACACAAGATCTTCCTTCATTACCACAAAAAACATTGGGAACCTTCATGCATGAATATTTGCATTACATTCAATTTAATGATACTCTATTTGGAATTTCGTATGGGATGGTTTTCAATAATTATTATGCAACATGTAGGCAATTCTTTTCAGAAAATGACACCCTTGAAATTCCATTAAAAATTCAGGAATTAAATCCTGTCATTAGAGCAAACGTTGAAAAATATAAGAAATTAAAAGGCACAGTTAAAGATTTTGGAATTAAGATTGACCGAATCGAAATATCTCCATTAGCGATAGAGGAAGCCAAAAGGAATAAAACTGGGGTCTTTGTCAAAGGTTATGATGGAGAAGGAAGATCTATCGATTTTGAATTTGGCTATTTATGTATTATAGAAGGCATGGCTCACCAATTTCAAACGTTTTTTGATCCAACTGTGGAGCATCCTGAAATCCCTTATAATGTCGTTGAAATAATTTGCAGGTCTAATTATCCTGATTTATTGATAGATGCTAAAATGCTTTTTAGTATTTGTATGTGCTCGCTTATATATACAAATCCATCAACAGGATTCTTCGAGGTATTAGAGATTTTGAGACACAACCCCCAATTCAACGGTCGTGATTTGTATCAATATATGATAAAAGGGTCAACTGTAACGAGCGATGGAGTAAAATACACAATTGAAGATATTTTCGTTGACATGATCACCAATTATGAAGGAAATATAAAAGCTACGATACAAGCGGAGCTAAATTATTATTCGAAAGTATTCAAAAATTGTACTCAAGAGATTAAGAGTGGCGAAAGCTTATTGTTGAATCTTCTCTACCTGTCTGATATTTCATCAAAAAAATCAGTAGATGAAATTTTAAACTTCTATGGACTCCCATACATCGAGTTTAATAATTTAACGATGATGCCTGGAAAGCAAAAGAACAAAACCTCATTTTTAGATTTAGCTCGATTGATTGGATTTGAGTTAGTAATTAAGAGATTCATTCCCCAAATAGATATCGGAAAATATCCGAAATATGATCCGAAATGTCCTATGTATCACAAATGCAAAAATACATTGTATAAAGAAGGAATCGAAGATCACCAAAGAGCCCAAATGTCCGAAGAATGTGAAAACAAACAATGGCAAAAACAAGAAATATGTTTAATGACTATGGCCTTAAAATGGTGCAATATACATGGTAAAGAAGTCACTCAGAATGAACTTCCAATGAAATATCGATAAGTTAAATGCTAAAAATTGATTTAAATCTACAACGTTAGCCGTAGATTAACCGATTAAAGGGACAATATTTTCCTCAAACCATTCAAAGGCTTTGTTCTGATCGTATTTTATATCAGGACTTAATAGTCCTTCCATATCTCCCAAAAATAGAGGGGATGCTTGTTTCTCCTTTAAATTGTTGGTGAATTCTTTCACCGTCGGAGGTTTGCTTACAACAAACTTCATGTATTCCCGGTAGCAGTGAATAATTCGATCAAAATTCAGATCAGCATGTTGGCTGGCATAAAACAAATCAAAAAGGTCTCTCCCTTTTTTTCGCTGATATAGTGCCCTTAATTTGGTTCCCAAAAGTTCATCCAAATAATAAGTTGTAATCTCGCACTTGCCTGAAAACCATTCATTTTCAACTTGAAATGGCATAAGATTCCAGCCTAACAGGTTAAAATGCTCACGGCAATTAATTTCAATTTTGAGTTTTAGCCGCTGAACAGGAGCCGCCTCTGAAGTAAAACGGTATAGTATGGTATTGTTGTTCGCTTTAGGTTTTATGACCCGAGGCTCTTCAAAAAATGCAATCTTTTCTCCAATTCGTTGAAGTATCGGTTTGATAGGACCTTCCTTTATCTGTACAAGGTCAATATCCTCAGAGTATCTAGGAGCCGGGGTTAGATATAGTTTATACAGTGCTGTTCCTCCACGAAATGCCAGGTTTTCACGCAAAAAATCATCAGAGAAAATTTCAACCAATGCTCTTGAGATAATCAGGTCCTGTTCAACCTGGGCATCTGATCTCCAGGCTACCTGATCTTTCCATTTGGCTATGTATGGTCTTGGTATCATAAGTCACTTTCCATCTCAATGTTAATGTCAACTTTCCATATATTTTCAGTGCTACCCGGCCTTCTGTTTTTTTCCGGGCTCAGCAAAACCGGATAATAATTTTTCCCTTTAAGATATTCACTCAAAAGTGTCACAATCGCAGGATCAGCTTGTAGTTCACTCAAAAGAAATCCAAGTCGTTGAATAGAACTGGTATGAGGATACCAGCTAAGCAATTCCTGAATGTCATTGGTTTTTATTTCTTCTATCAGCTCTTCAATGATGGCTAGCATTCGGTTAACCCCGCCAAGTTTGGATTGATAATGAATCAAATCAATTGCAGTTAAGGCTGGAGAAGAAACGTTAAAATAACCGGCATCTGATTTCTTTTGCAGAATATTTTTTGAAGGCCAACAACTGCTCACAAATACATCTAAAAAAATTACCCCCTTCTTAATATTCCGGATATTAGGGAATTGAGTAATCAGATAATCCTTTTGTACCTGCTGATGACTGGCGCCATAAAAAGCAGCAGCAGAATATAACCCAATGTAATAAGGTTTATTTAAGTATTTAAAGAGTTTCTCAGCATAGAGCTCCAAAGGAACTTTGTGATAACTTCTGTAGCGAGGTGGTAATATAAGGTAAAAACCCTGACGCAGATTTATAATCTCTCCCTTTTTGACAAAGCGGGAAAGTTCATTTTTTAATGCCACGTCAGTTTTTGAAGAATTATTTTTTAATTCTTCCCAGGTAAAGGCATATTCTTCATACTGCAATGACTTGGTAATATATTCTGCTACTCCTAACACGTTAGTAATTTTATGCGAAAAATATTAAAAAATGGTAATTGTTGCATAAAAATACTAAAATATTTTTGTTATTTACATACATGCAGGACACAAAATTTAGATTTTATATTAGAGTATTTTCTTTTAATTGTTTCCCTGCATAGGTTCCGTATGCTTTCCCAGAAACTTCACCCGTTTTATAATAATCGGCTAACATTTTTAAAATTACATCAACGTCTTTATCTTCATCAATTTGAAGTTTACCATTTTTTACATTGAGCTTATCACCATATTTTTTGCAAACAGTTTGCATTTTCTTTATCGTTTTCTCATCAACATTCCTATAATTCCCTATTCGCGAAATGCGTACAAGCTTTTTGTGAATGGCCGGTTTATTTTCAATTTGTTTTTCGATTATATCCAAACCTTCAATAATATTTAACTTTCTCAATTCTTCGACAACATTCTTAGCTTCCACCTTGTATTCTTCCTGTAATCCTACAATTTGTTCAAAATAACCTCTTTTCAGGATGTAAAAAATTTCATCGTAATAAACACAATCAATCTGTTTATCGAGGTTAATAGTTTCTCCTTTTAATAGTTCTAATTTTTTACTTTTAGTACTAAAGAAGGTTCTAATAATTTTCAGTTTTGACTTTGTATTTTCATTTTCATCTAAAGCAATCTTACCTGGTTGTATTTTTCTAAATGTATAAATCCAATCTTTGTTTTCGATATCATTAAAACCGACACAATAAGCCCATAGTTCCTCATTATCAGAGATAATCTCCTCAATACTTGAAATACGAGGCACTTTATTATCCAACTGATTACATACAACATCTGAAAATGACATCGCTTTATTTTTCATTGAGTATGTAAATAAATGTTCTGTATCATCCGAAACTACATCATAATCGACTATTTCAAAATCTTTTTTTATTACATATTCGAGTTGTTCGTTTGTTAGATCATATAAATGTTGACGAATTTCATCATCTACATCAACCTGATAAACTTTAAAAAGATACCTATCCAATACTTTACTGGATTTCTTAATATTTTCTTTTAACAATCGAGTAATAAAATATAAACGTGTATCATTTGTTTGTACGTTTTCAATTTTCTCTAAAAGTTCGATTAATGTCATAATTTAAAGGTTTTGAGGGTTTCTTTTTATTGCATAATATAATTTTGGGCCGATTTCATAAATTTTAATTGTTGTATCTTCTTGAATGAACTTGCTTTCAACAATGACTAATCCATTCCTTTTTTTACCCTTAATATCAAATTCTATCTCGAAAATTGAATATTTGAAGCTTAATAACGGATTAATTAAAAGCAAATTAGAGTTTATGTAAATTCGATAAATGATAATCAATAAAAACAATAGGGCAATGCATTCATACCAAGTATCAAAATTTTGAAATAAAAATGGGACAATATAAGTAGCTATATATCCAATAGATTCATTATTCTTATTTTTCACATCCGTTACGACTACATTTTCTCCATTATTTACATCCTTTTTGAGATTGGCAAAAATTCTAATGCAGCCCCAAAGACCAAATAAAGAAATAAGAATGAAAAATGTTGAGAGTCCAAATTTTTGAAGGAAAGTGAAAAATGATAACCAAG is a window from the Aquipluma nitroreducens genome containing:
- the hsdR gene encoding EcoAI/FtnUII family type I restriction enzme subunit R, whose translation is MHLSESDTRAKHIDPKLKESGWEEFVIREHYFTDGRKLLGGKRGQRLFADYLLRYKNTNLAIIEAKKLGKHPTDGLQQAIRYADKLKVKFIFATNGEKIYQFDMRTGTGDYIDSFPTPEVLFQESVDNLTSLKKQLLGVPFYLVGDKQPRYYQEIAVNKAIEAIADDKKRVLLTLATGTGKTFIAFQIAHKLLTVKWNLDQADRRPKILFLADRNILADQAINTFNDPYEKDLVKIDGSEVRARNGIVPTNAFIFFAIYQAISEKENIDGYFRQYPKDFFDLIIIDECHRGSANEVGSWREILDYFGSAVHLGLTATPKRDDNVDTYNYFKKPVYEYSLKDGINDGYLSPYKVKKVRTNIDSYIYTDADKVLEGAVEDRRVYRKRDFNRVIIIPKQIELVAQAILDNINPMDKSIVFCVDQPHALNMRDAINKFKKVSDPNYCVRITSDEGKPGRDLLELFQNNDRDIPVILTSSQMLTTGVDARNVRNIIIVREIESMVEFKQIVGRGTRLFEGKDFFTIIDFSEEATDHFYDPDWDGLPEGETGEGGTRTGGNTGGGGGGNTGGGEEPPPRPPRPPKIVIELSNGRKLKVLDIETRYIDESGKPLTTLQFLEKLIGFIPDLYQSEDDLRKLWSKPETREELLIKLAESGIDEEQLDILKKIFEAENSDIFDVLLHISYECSLITRSQRAKHVKDDNDFFEVFSNLKARDFLRFILERYETDGIKELKRERLSSLIELNNLGTTKEASTVFGSAQNLIDAFYKLQENLYAV
- a CDS encoding AAA family ATPase yields the protein MNNIREHIYIKNLGPINEIEINDLLPITFFIGDSGSGKSTLIKTIALFRWLNKMINIRSYLKNVGISKSPFRFVSNTLLKNSGILDYCKSETIIKYTYSINGNDYTIEYSNKSLKGTNIIIDKEDISYQKIAFMSEMRVIIPDWADRGARFAGGYLNFHFHESYGAFDDATNAISDLKLDFIGMEFSVKKSGNTKKFYLKPSIGKGNYEALEFKKSSSGMQSSIPLAVVANYYSKYFDYSAAFRNSVIQYLLQTDKITSFKEATNLSDMNKQIHLHIEEPELSLYPDAQCKLINFIVEQSFISNLKDREITMTIATHSPYIINQLNVLLRAHQRGKTFDNAAIDPAKLAVYRLYEGKLQNLVSVDETTKETVVNTYDLSETINDIYNNYENL
- a CDS encoding type I restriction-modification system subunit M, coding for MELQQKIDRITDILRRDDGISGAMHYTEQISWILFLKFLNDFEEEKEGEALLNNTKYERIIINDFRWNHWACPKTDEGKPDVETSKTGGDLTQFVNGQLFPYLKGFKNSLSDLKSVKYKIGNIFEFLDNRIASGHTLREVLDIIDTLNFQSQDELFELSHVYENLLQGMGNDGGNSGEFYTPRAVIKAVVEALAPQPGQTVYDGAAGSCGFLIEAFDYIINKYRNKLSTEQWQFLHENTFFGNEKTPLAYTMGVMNMILHGIESPNILKQNTLTANIRDIQEKDRYDLIVANPPFGGKEKPQIQQNFPIQSNATELLFLQHFMKSLKKGGKAAIVVPEGILFQTGNAFKNVKEELLANFNVHTILSLPAGVFLPYSGVKTNVLFFDRTGATTEIWYYECNPEQKLTKNKPIQYEQLQEFVELATKRALSANSWLVKATEIVDTDLSAKNPNTNNDIDHLPPREIMVLIKRNDNEISRLMAEVEQILEEGHNG
- a CDS encoding restriction endonuclease subunit S, with the protein product MDKLPKGWENKKLIDCIELINGRAYKQEELLDAGTPVLRIQNLNGGSNWYYSNLELPKKNYCYAGELLFAWSASFGPYIWSGEKAIFHYHIWKVISKQNINEKFAYYFLEHFTKEVRNHTVGVAMFHITKSKMEQIPIYLPPLPEQIRIVSKLDTLFGRIDKSIALLEENIKHTNGLTASVLEEIFVDGKNWERQPLNQVAKVERGKSKHRPRNDQKLFGDSYPFIQTGDVRSANKYIDKYEVCYSEFGLKQSRLWNKGTICLTIAANIGDVAILGFDACFPDSVVGITPNSMNNEFLYYYLKTLQLQLDKKANSAAQKNINLKILSEIDVPVPSIEIQNSIADRFSRLEEKQFQILSVQQSKLNYLKALKSSLLDRAFKGEL
- a CDS encoding nucleotidyl transferase AbiEii/AbiGii toxin family protein, which produces MIPRPYIAKWKDQVAWRSDAQVEQDLIISRALVEIFSDDFLRENLAFRGGTALYKLYLTPAPRYSEDIDLVQIKEGPIKPILQRIGEKIAFFEEPRVIKPKANNNTILYRFTSEAAPVQRLKLKIEINCREHFNLLGWNLMPFQVENEWFSGKCEITTYYLDELLGTKLRALYQRKKGRDLFDLFYASQHADLNFDRIIHCYREYMKFVVSKPPTVKEFTNNLKEKQASPLFLGDMEGLLSPDIKYDQNKAFEWFEENIVPLIG
- a CDS encoding type IV toxin-antitoxin system AbiEi family antitoxin domain-containing protein, coding for MLGVAEYITKSLQYEEYAFTWEELKNNSSKTDVALKNELSRFVKKGEIINLRQGFYLILPPRYRSYHKVPLELYAEKLFKYLNKPYYIGLYSAAAFYGASHQQVQKDYLITQFPNIRNIKKGVIFLDVFVSSCWPSKNILQKKSDAGYFNVSSPALTAIDLIHYQSKLGGVNRMLAIIEELIEEIKTNDIQELLSWYPHTSSIQRLGFLLSELQADPAIVTLLSEYLKGKNYYPVLLSPEKNRRPGSTENIWKVDINIEMESDL
- a CDS encoding Kiwa anti-phage protein KwaB-like domain-containing protein encodes the protein MTLIELLEKIENVQTNDTRLYFITRLLKENIKKSSKVLDRYLFKVYQVDVDDEIRQHLYDLTNEQLEYVIKKDFEIVDYDVVSDDTEHLFTYSMKNKAMSFSDVVCNQLDNKVPRISSIEEIISDNEELWAYCVGFNDIENKDWIYTFRKIQPGKIALDENENTKSKLKIIRTFFSTKSKKLELLKGETINLDKQIDCVYYDEIFYILKRGYFEQIVGLQEEYKVEAKNVVEELRKLNIIEGLDIIEKQIENKPAIHKKLVRISRIGNYRNVDEKTIKKMQTVCKKYGDKLNVKNGKLQIDEDKDVDVILKMLADYYKTGEVSGKAYGTYAGKQLKENTLI